One Tenacibaculum sp. MAR_2010_89 DNA window includes the following coding sequences:
- a CDS encoding Crp/Fnr family transcriptional regulator — protein MIEELKNNYGYLFEEALLEEINDVAILKEFKADVTIIETESYIVSIPLLLSGAIKILREDENGDELVLYYLERGDTCATTLSCCMGQTKSKIRAVSETDVALLMIPKQKMSEWLSKYKSWQEYILQSYHNRLQEFIEAVDTIAFLNMDQRLLKYLRDKALVNHNDIISVTHQQIANDLHTSRVVISRLLKSLEKQSKIELQRNQIKVLEL, from the coding sequence TTGATAGAAGAATTAAAAAACAATTACGGTTATTTATTTGAAGAAGCTTTATTAGAAGAAATAAATGATGTAGCCATTTTAAAGGAATTTAAAGCTGATGTTACCATTATTGAAACTGAAAGTTATATTGTTTCGATCCCTTTATTACTAAGTGGAGCTATTAAAATTTTAAGAGAAGATGAAAATGGCGATGAACTCGTTTTATATTATTTAGAAAGAGGAGACACTTGTGCAACTACATTATCATGTTGCATGGGGCAAACAAAAAGTAAAATAAGAGCTGTCTCTGAAACTGATGTTGCTTTATTAATGATTCCTAAGCAAAAAATGTCAGAATGGTTAAGTAAATATAAAAGTTGGCAAGAATATATTTTACAAAGTTACCATAATAGATTACAAGAATTTATAGAAGCTGTTGACACCATTGCTTTTTTAAACATGGATCAACGTTTACTGAAGTATTTACGAGACAAAGCCTTAGTAAATCATAACGATATAATAAGTGTAACTCATCAACAAATTGCTAATGATCTTCACACATCAAGAGTTGTTATATCAAGACTTTTAAAATCTTTAGAAAAACAATCAAAAATAGAACTACAGCGTAATCAAATAAAAGTTTTAGAACTTTAA
- a CDS encoding CBS domain-containing protein, producing the protein MKKRTPVQTIMTKNVITLNLSDDLMMAEKLFKENDIRHIPVVSGKSIVGMLSYTDLLRISFADAIDEDESDVDTVVYNMFTIEQVMAKNLVTVSPSNTIKEVAEILSKKEFHALPVIEEGELKGIVTTTDLIYYLLEQYN; encoded by the coding sequence ATGAAAAAAAGAACACCAGTACAAACAATAATGACTAAAAATGTTATCACACTAAATTTATCAGATGACTTAATGATGGCTGAAAAACTATTTAAAGAAAATGATATACGACATATCCCTGTTGTAAGTGGTAAGAGTATAGTAGGGATGTTAAGTTATACTGATTTATTGAGAATTAGCTTTGCTGATGCTATTGATGAAGATGAAAGTGATGTAGATACTGTAGTATATAATATGTTTACAATAGAACAGGTTATGGCAAAGAATTTAGTAACAGTGAGTCCTTCAAATACAATAAAGGAGGTGGCAGAAATTTTATCTAAAAAAGAGTTTCATGCATTACCAGTAATTGAAGAAGGTGAATTAAAAGGTATAGTTACTACTACAGATTTAATTTACTATTTATTAGAACAATATAACTAA
- the rpe gene encoding ribulose-phosphate 3-epimerase, whose protein sequence is MEKLIAPSVLAADFGNLQRDIEMVNDSKADWFHIDIMDGVFVPNISFGMPVLKSIVQHAKKTVDVHLMIVDPDRYIETFADLGANILTVHYEACTHLHRTIQAIKAAGMKAGVALNPHTPIAVLEDIIHDLDLVCIMSVNPGFGGQSFIENTYKKVQQLKNLIEFNNASTLIEIDGGVTDQNANKLVEVGADVLVAGSFVFKSETPIETIENLKTIVN, encoded by the coding sequence ATGGAAAAACTTATTGCTCCTTCAGTTTTAGCCGCTGACTTTGGAAATTTACAGCGTGATATAGAAATGGTTAACGATAGTAAAGCTGACTGGTTTCACATAGATATTATGGACGGAGTTTTCGTTCCGAATATTTCTTTTGGAATGCCTGTGCTAAAATCAATAGTACAACATGCTAAAAAAACAGTTGATGTACATTTAATGATTGTAGACCCTGATAGATATATTGAAACTTTTGCTGATTTAGGAGCAAATATACTAACAGTACATTATGAAGCGTGTACACATTTACACAGAACTATACAAGCAATAAAAGCTGCTGGTATGAAAGCTGGAGTTGCTTTAAACCCACACACGCCTATAGCAGTTTTAGAAGATATAATTCATGATTTAGATTTAGTTTGTATTATGAGTGTTAATCCTGGGTTTGGTGGGCAGTCATTTATTGAAAACACCTATAAAAAGGTACAGCAACTAAAAAACCTTATTGAATTTAACAACGCTTCAACTTTAATTGAAATTGATGGAGGGGTAACTGATCAAAATGCCAATAAATTAGTTGAAGTTGGTGCAGATGTTCTTGTTGCTGGTAGTTTTGTATTTAAAAGTGAAACTCCTATAGAAACTATTGAAAATTTAAAAACAATTGTTAATTAA
- a CDS encoding RNA polymerase sigma factor RpoD/SigA, whose amino-acid sequence MRQLKITKQVTNRETASLDKYLQEIGKVDLITADEEVELAQRIKAGDQRALEKLTKANLRFVVSVAKQYQNQGLTLPDLINEGNLGLIKAAKRFDETRGFKFISYAVWWIRQSILQALAEQSRIVRLPLNKIGSINKINKMYAFLEQENERPPSAEEIAKKLDMTVNDVKESMKNSGRHVSMDAPLIEGEDSNLYDVLNSGESPNPDRTLLHESLRIEINRALETLTPREADVVKLYFGLGEHQPMTLEEIGETFDLTRERVRQIKEKAIRRLKHTSRSKILMTYLG is encoded by the coding sequence ATGAGACAACTTAAGATTACAAAGCAGGTTACCAATAGAGAAACTGCCTCATTAGATAAATATTTACAAGAAATAGGAAAAGTAGATTTAATTACTGCTGATGAAGAAGTAGAATTAGCTCAACGTATAAAAGCTGGAGATCAAAGAGCTTTAGAAAAGCTAACAAAAGCAAACTTACGTTTTGTGGTATCTGTAGCTAAACAATATCAAAATCAAGGTTTAACTCTTCCTGATTTAATTAATGAAGGGAATTTAGGTTTAATTAAAGCGGCAAAGCGTTTTGATGAGACTAGAGGATTTAAATTTATCTCATATGCAGTTTGGTGGATTCGTCAATCTATCTTACAAGCACTAGCTGAGCAATCTCGTATTGTTCGTTTACCTTTAAATAAAATTGGTTCCATTAACAAAATCAATAAAATGTATGCTTTCTTAGAGCAAGAAAATGAGCGCCCTCCAAGTGCTGAAGAAATTGCTAAGAAATTAGACATGACAGTTAATGACGTTAAAGAATCAATGAAAAATTCTGGTCGTCATGTATCAATGGATGCTCCTTTAATTGAAGGTGAAGATTCTAATTTATATGATGTATTAAATTCTGGTGAATCTCCTAACCCAGATAGAACATTATTACATGAATCATTACGTATTGAAATTAACCGTGCTTTAGAAACTTTAACTCCTCGTGAAGCTGATGTTGTTAAATTGTATTTCGGTTTAGGTGAACACCAACCAATGACATTAGAAGAAATTGGTGAAACTTTCGATTTAACTCGTGAGCGTGTTCGTCAAATTAAAGAAAAAGCAATTAGAAGATTAAAGCATACATCTCGTAGTAAAATCTTAATGACTTACTTAGGATAA
- a CDS encoding RNA polymerase sigma factor, producing MKSIDVTKLSDEELVKKIVEKNDTHLFAILYDRYAGVVYNKCYGFSKSKEEAQDLTHDLFIRLFVKLRTFKGKSKFSTWLYSFTYNFCVNYVQRNSAKKKEKVTVVTDQIKEEDSGFDEIDDTTLFELKSEKLAKVLEMIPPSEKMILLMKYQDDMSIKEISGVLELGESAVKMRLKRAKEKVVKTYNEL from the coding sequence TTGAAAAGTATTGATGTTACAAAATTAAGTGACGAAGAGCTGGTTAAAAAAATAGTAGAGAAAAATGATACTCATTTATTCGCTATTTTATATGACCGATATGCTGGCGTTGTGTATAATAAATGCTATGGTTTCTCTAAAAGTAAAGAGGAAGCACAGGATTTAACGCACGATCTTTTTATTCGTTTATTTGTAAAATTGCGTACTTTTAAAGGGAAATCTAAATTTTCTACTTGGTTATATTCATTTACATATAATTTTTGCGTGAATTATGTTCAAAGGAACAGCGCAAAGAAAAAAGAAAAAGTTACAGTAGTAACTGACCAAATTAAAGAGGAAGATAGTGGGTTTGATGAGATTGATGATACCACATTATTTGAGTTAAAGTCAGAAAAGTTGGCTAAAGTACTCGAAATGATACCACCTTCTGAAAAAATGATTTTATTAATGAAATATCAAGATGATATGAGTATTAAAGAAATATCAGGAGTGTTAGAATTAGGCGAAAGCGCTGTTAAAATGCGTTTGAAGCGAGCTAAAGAGAAAGTCGTAAAAACGTATAATGAGTTGTAA
- a CDS encoding porin family protein — MFKNILLFVLLLTTSLTAFSQAEKILNLPSFDKPLFHYGFYLGLNNNSYKVSYKPSAISSPNIEVSSSVGFNVGLIADLRLHNNINLRFEPGLMSNTKTLVFNHIGGTNENIKTREVGATFLHLPVILKLSTNRLNNIRPYVLGGLSFDYNFSSNESSDDDNFAGKFRTTTGNFMYEIGIGVDLYLNYFKFSPSIRGVFAINNEIKYDNTSPSQWTDPIDFLGTRGIFLHLSFE; from the coding sequence ATGTTTAAAAATATTTTATTATTCGTTTTACTATTAACAACATCATTAACAGCTTTTAGTCAGGCAGAAAAAATACTAAACCTCCCTAGTTTTGACAAACCATTATTTCATTATGGTTTTTATTTAGGTCTAAACAACAACAGTTATAAGGTTTCTTATAAGCCAAGCGCTATAAGTTCTCCAAACATAGAAGTTAGCTCATCTGTTGGTTTTAACGTTGGTTTAATAGCAGATTTAAGATTACATAATAATATCAATCTTCGTTTTGAACCAGGATTAATGTCAAATACAAAAACTTTAGTTTTTAATCACATTGGTGGCACAAACGAAAATATAAAAACAAGAGAAGTTGGAGCAACATTTCTTCATTTACCAGTAATTTTAAAGCTAAGCACAAATAGACTTAATAATATTAGACCATATGTACTAGGTGGTTTATCCTTTGATTATAACTTTTCAAGTAATGAAAGTAGTGATGATGATAATTTTGCAGGAAAGTTTAGAACTACTACAGGAAACTTCATGTATGAAATAGGAATAGGAGTTGACTTATATTTAAATTACTTTAAATTCTCTCCTTCTATACGTGGTGTATTTGCTATAAATAATGAAATTAAATACGACAATACATCTCCTAGTCAATGGACAGACCCAATTGACTTTCTTGGTACTAGAGGTATCTTTTTACATTTATCTTTCGAATAA
- the ubiE gene encoding bifunctional demethylmenaquinone methyltransferase/2-methoxy-6-polyprenyl-1,4-benzoquinol methylase UbiE, translating into MSEQVKPYKDSELGKKEQVAQMFDNISEDYDGLNRVISLGIDVSWRKKVVKLIGENNPKQILDIATGTGDLAIMMAKLNPERIVGLDISQGMLNVGKQKIEKVSLSDKIKMVVGDSENIPFDDNTFDAITVSFGVRNFENLDKGLKEILRVLKPGGKFVVLETSNPTKFPFKQGYKFYTNFILPVIGKLFSKDKVAYSYLSESANSFPFGEAFNNILQKNGFKNAKNLPVTFGVASIYTALK; encoded by the coding sequence ATGTCTGAACAAGTAAAACCATATAAAGATTCCGAATTAGGAAAAAAAGAGCAGGTAGCTCAAATGTTTGATAATATTTCTGAGGATTATGACGGTTTAAATCGTGTTATTTCCTTAGGTATTGATGTTAGTTGGAGAAAAAAAGTTGTTAAATTAATTGGAGAAAACAACCCTAAACAAATACTAGACATTGCTACTGGAACTGGTGACCTTGCTATAATGATGGCAAAATTAAATCCTGAAAGAATTGTTGGACTAGATATTTCTCAAGGAATGTTAAATGTAGGAAAACAAAAAATAGAGAAAGTTAGCTTATCTGATAAAATAAAAATGGTAGTTGGTGATAGTGAAAACATTCCATTTGATGATAATACTTTTGATGCTATAACAGTTTCTTTCGGTGTTCGTAACTTTGAAAACTTAGACAAAGGCTTAAAAGAAATACTTCGTGTTTTAAAACCAGGAGGAAAATTTGTTGTTTTAGAAACTTCAAATCCAACTAAATTCCCGTTTAAACAAGGTTATAAGTTTTACACTAACTTTATATTACCAGTAATTGGTAAACTTTTCTCTAAAGACAAAGTTGCTTACTCTTATTTATCTGAAAGTGCAAATTCTTTTCCTTTTGGAGAAGCTTTCAACAATATTTTACAAAAAAATGGGTTTAAGAATGCAAAGAATTTACCTGTAACTTTTGGGGTTGCATCAATTTATACAGCTTTAAAATAA
- a CDS encoding NifU family protein, producing MDSIKINIQETNNETIIKFVSNTILINGGSYEFNNIDEAKNSPLAQQLFYLPFVKKVFITANFIAVQKFDIVQWSDVEEEVKEQIQNYIQQGNPIVKEETTKKDATEVYAEVTPNPAVMKFGTNKALTQTDVEFKNIDEASKSSPLAQALFNFPFVNEVFISENYISITKYDMVEWNEVYQEVRTFIRGYLQEGKKIISELPKQQTKQNVAVPKENLSDTEAKIVDILDEYIKPAVASDGGNIAFQSYDENSKRVSVILQGACSGCPSSTVTLKNGIETMLKEMLPNQINEVIAING from the coding sequence ATGGATTCAATAAAAATTAACATACAAGAAACTAATAATGAAACTATTATTAAATTTGTGAGTAACACAATTTTAATTAATGGTGGAAGTTATGAATTTAACAATATAGACGAGGCTAAAAACTCACCGCTAGCTCAACAACTTTTTTACCTTCCTTTCGTAAAAAAAGTTTTTATTACTGCTAATTTTATCGCAGTTCAAAAATTTGATATTGTTCAATGGAGTGATGTTGAAGAAGAAGTTAAAGAACAGATTCAAAACTATATTCAACAAGGAAACCCTATAGTTAAAGAAGAAACAACTAAAAAAGACGCTACTGAAGTTTATGCTGAAGTAACTCCAAATCCAGCAGTAATGAAATTTGGAACTAATAAAGCGTTAACACAAACTGATGTTGAGTTTAAAAACATTGATGAAGCTAGTAAATCTTCTCCTTTAGCACAAGCCTTGTTTAATTTTCCTTTTGTGAATGAAGTATTTATTTCAGAAAACTATATTTCTATTACTAAATATGACATGGTAGAATGGAATGAGGTATATCAAGAAGTTCGTACTTTTATTCGTGGATATCTTCAAGAAGGTAAAAAAATAATTTCTGAACTTCCTAAACAACAAACTAAACAAAATGTTGCAGTTCCTAAAGAAAACTTATCCGACACTGAAGCAAAAATTGTTGATATATTAGACGAATATATAAAACCAGCAGTAGCTTCTGATGGAGGTAATATTGCCTTTCAATCGTATGACGAAAACTCAAAAAGAGTAAGTGTTATTTTACAAGGAGCATGTAGTGGTTGCCCATCATCTACCGTAACATTGAAAAATGGTATTGAAACCATGCTAAAAGAAATGTTACCTAATCAAATTAATGAAGTAATTGCTATTAACGGATAA
- a CDS encoding OmpP1/FadL family transporter yields the protein MKRILIIAISIASSLSAYSQSLDYNDLGLLFSKDDNYGTARYEAMSGAFGALGGDISAFSINPAGSSVSKISTASATLSNRNTDYLTSYYGNSSSSQNDYFNLSQAGAILSFDTAYNSEWNRFALTFNYKIKSDYSSFYSVKGNSGFLFHSEHFNDTSSPKNKFDGSIEQGYSVEKSGQSSVFNLGFSAVHQNKLFLGASLNFHDIDLSRVALLNEENDDANGNILKAKNRIDSYIQGNGVSLSLGFLYKLNKNIRVGLAYETPTWYEEIAEDYKNDLILSDVSNLGINGGSDLISELYIYRFKSNSRITASGAYIFGKQGLISFDYTYKDYPNIKYRENDTAFIEANQNFATQFRTTHALNVGTEWRFDRLSIRGGYHYEKNPNLLSAVGGSVNKDNIKGFSAGLGYNFGNMKIDLSYRKSENLEFQTLYNLGDISLNNNTSRISGTVTINL from the coding sequence ATGAAACGAATTTTAATAATTGCAATTTCGATTGCATCATCTCTTAGTGCCTATTCACAATCACTAGATTATAATGATTTAGGCCTTTTGTTTTCAAAAGATGATAATTATGGTACAGCAAGATATGAAGCTATGAGTGGTGCTTTTGGAGCTTTAGGTGGTGATATTTCAGCTTTTAGTATAAATCCTGCTGGTAGTTCTGTGTCAAAAATTAGTACTGCTTCGGCTACCCTAAGTAATCGAAATACAGATTATTTAACTTCGTATTACGGAAATTCTTCATCTTCACAAAATGATTATTTCAACCTTTCACAAGCAGGCGCAATTCTTTCTTTTGATACTGCGTATAATTCAGAATGGAATCGTTTTGCTCTTACTTTTAATTATAAAATTAAAAGTGATTACAGCTCTTTTTATTCAGTTAAAGGGAATAGCGGTTTCTTATTTCATAGCGAACATTTTAACGATACAAGTTCACCAAAAAATAAATTTGATGGTTCTATTGAACAAGGTTATTCTGTAGAAAAATCAGGACAATCAAGTGTTTTCAATCTAGGTTTCTCAGCAGTTCATCAAAACAAATTATTTTTGGGAGCCTCGTTAAATTTTCATGATATAGATTTAAGCAGAGTTGCTTTATTAAACGAAGAGAATGATGATGCTAATGGAAATATATTAAAAGCAAAAAACAGAATAGATTCTTATATACAAGGTAACGGTGTGTCCTTAAGTTTAGGGTTTCTATATAAATTAAATAAAAATATTCGTGTTGGTTTAGCCTACGAAACTCCTACTTGGTATGAAGAGATAGCAGAGGACTATAAAAATGACTTAATACTATCAGATGTATCTAATTTAGGAATAAACGGTGGAAGTGATTTAATAAGTGAATTATATATCTATAGATTCAAATCTAATAGTAGAATAACAGCAAGTGGAGCCTACATATTTGGTAAACAAGGATTGATAAGTTTCGATTACACCTATAAAGATTACCCAAATATAAAATATAGAGAAAATGATACAGCTTTTATTGAAGCTAATCAAAATTTTGCCACTCAATTTAGAACTACTCATGCATTAAATGTTGGTACTGAATGGCGTTTTGACAGATTAAGCATTAGAGGTGGTTATCATTATGAGAAAAACCCTAATCTTTTATCTGCTGTAGGAGGTAGTGTTAATAAAGATAATATCAAAGGGTTCTCAGCTGGTTTAGGTTATAATTTTGGTAACATGAAAATTGACTTATCATACAGAAAGTCTGAAAATTTAGAATTTCAAACATTATACAATTTAGGAGACATTAGCCTTAATAATAATACGAGTAGAATATCAGGAACTGTTACTATAAATTTATAA
- the proS gene encoding proline--tRNA ligase: MSKHLTKRAEDYSKWYNELIVKADLAENSAVRGCMVIKPYGYAIWENMQAELDRMFKETGHENAYFPLFVPKSLFEAEEKNAEGFAKECAVVTHYRLQNDPDNEGKLRVDPEAKLEEELIVRPTSEAIIWSTYKKWIQSHRDLPLLINQWANVVRWEMRTRLFLRTAEFLWQEGHTAHATKAEAVFESKQMQDVYANFAENFMAMPVVKGAKSESERFAGAEATYTIEALMQDGKALQAGTSHFLGQNFAKAFDVKYTSKEGKQEYVWATSWGVSTRLIGGLIMTHSDDAGLVLPPKLAPIQVVIVPIYKGEEQLDAISERVNVFVKELRGKGVSVKFDTRDTMRPGAKFAEYELKGVPVRVAIGNRDLENGTVEVARRDTFEKQTINQVDLVEHVTKLLEEIQENLFTKALNYRDSHITEVNSFEEFKEVIENKGGFVSAHWDGTIETEDKIKELTKATIRCIANDAKKEDGICVFTGKPSTERVLFAKAY, from the coding sequence ATGAGCAAACATTTAACAAAAAGAGCAGAAGACTACTCTAAATGGTATAACGAACTTATTGTAAAAGCCGATTTAGCTGAGAATTCAGCGGTAAGAGGCTGTATGGTGATTAAACCATATGGATATGCAATATGGGAAAACATGCAAGCAGAATTAGATAGAATGTTTAAAGAAACAGGACACGAAAATGCTTATTTCCCTCTTTTTGTTCCCAAGAGTTTGTTTGAAGCTGAAGAAAAAAATGCTGAAGGATTTGCTAAAGAATGTGCTGTTGTAACTCATTACCGTTTGCAAAATGATCCTGATAATGAAGGGAAGTTACGCGTTGATCCTGAAGCTAAATTAGAAGAGGAATTAATTGTACGCCCTACGTCAGAAGCAATTATATGGAGTACTTATAAAAAATGGATTCAGTCTCATAGAGATTTACCTTTGTTAATTAATCAATGGGCAAATGTAGTTCGTTGGGAAATGAGAACACGCCTGTTTTTGCGTACTGCTGAATTTTTATGGCAAGAAGGGCATACTGCTCATGCTACAAAAGCTGAAGCTGTTTTTGAATCAAAACAAATGCAAGACGTGTATGCAAATTTCGCAGAAAACTTTATGGCAATGCCTGTTGTTAAAGGAGCAAAGTCTGAAAGTGAACGTTTTGCTGGTGCAGAAGCTACTTATACAATTGAGGCATTAATGCAAGATGGTAAAGCTTTGCAGGCGGGAACTTCACATTTCTTAGGTCAAAACTTTGCTAAAGCATTTGATGTTAAGTATACGTCCAAAGAAGGTAAGCAAGAATACGTTTGGGCTACTTCATGGGGTGTTTCTACACGTTTAATAGGTGGTTTAATAATGACACACTCTGATGACGCAGGTTTAGTTTTGCCTCCAAAATTAGCACCTATCCAAGTTGTTATTGTTCCTATATATAAAGGAGAAGAACAATTAGACGCTATTTCTGAAAGAGTTAATGTGTTTGTTAAAGAGTTAAGAGGTAAAGGAGTTTCTGTAAAATTTGATACTCGAGATACAATGAGGCCTGGTGCAAAGTTTGCTGAGTATGAACTTAAAGGTGTTCCTGTAAGAGTTGCCATAGGGAATAGAGACTTAGAAAATGGAACTGTTGAAGTTGCTCGTAGAGATACCTTTGAGAAGCAAACAATTAACCAAGTAGATTTAGTAGAGCATGTAACTAAATTATTAGAAGAGATACAAGAAAACTTATTTACTAAGGCTTTAAACTATAGAGACTCACATATCACTGAAGTTAATTCTTTTGAAGAGTTTAAAGAAGTTATAGAAAATAAAGGAGGTTTTGTTTCTGCTCATTGGGATGGGACAATTGAGACTGAAGATAAAATTAAAGAATTAACAAAAGCTACAATACGTTGTATAGCGAATGATGCTAAAAAAGAGGATGGAATATGTGTTTTTACTGGAAAACCATCAACAGAAAGAGTTTTATTTGCTAAAGCGTATTAA
- the rpsT gene encoding 30S ribosomal protein S20 has protein sequence MANHKSALKRIRSNEAKRLRNKYQHKTTRNAVRKLRASTDKTEAEGMFSSVVSMLDKLAKNNIIHKNKAANLKSKLAKHVAAL, from the coding sequence ATGGCAAATCATAAGTCAGCATTAAAGAGAATAAGAAGTAACGAAGCTAAGCGCTTAAGAAATAAATATCAGCATAAAACTACACGTAATGCTGTTAGGAAATTAAGAGCAAGTACTGATAAAACAGAAGCTGAAGGGATGTTTTCATCTGTTGTTTCTATGTTAGATAAATTAGCAAAGAATAATATTATTCATAAAAATAAAGCAGCAAATTTAAAATCTAAATTAGCTAAGCACGTAGCAGCTTTATAA
- the rodA gene encoding rod shape-determining protein RodA produces MRQERNNIFAEIDWILILLYILLVSFGWLNIYAASSNEETREVFNFSARYGKQLIWIALSLPIMIFVLFFNAKFYEKFSSLLYLISVIILAGVLVFGKKINGATSWYNFGGVGLQPSEFTKTFTALALAKLMSDRQYNLNLIKNQLKAFVIIFTPAFFIALQPDMGSVLIYFSFFFVLNREGLTLAYFIIGALSIILFLLTIYFGIKWVLITCLLFITFYTLYAVYKNKRFLRFNIFKVIFLYVFTSLFIVGIGYTYNNILEQHQKDRFDILLGKIKDNRGVGYNTYQSELTISSGGLTGKGFLQGDRTQGNFVPEQDTDYIFSTVSEEWGFLGSSFVIILFTLLLYRIIFLAETHTNKFGRIYGYGIASILFFHVLVNIGMVIGILPTIGIPLPFFSYGGSSLWGFTLLLFIFIRLDAHKKYDW; encoded by the coding sequence TTGCGACAGGAACGAAATAATATATTTGCAGAAATTGATTGGATTTTAATCCTTCTTTATATCTTATTAGTAAGCTTTGGTTGGTTAAACATTTACGCAGCTTCTTCAAATGAAGAAACTCGTGAAGTTTTCAATTTTTCAGCAAGATATGGTAAACAACTTATATGGATAGCATTAAGTTTACCTATTATGATATTTGTTTTATTTTTTAACGCAAAATTTTATGAAAAATTTTCTAGCTTACTTTACTTAATTTCTGTTATTATATTAGCTGGTGTTCTTGTTTTTGGTAAAAAAATAAATGGGGCTACATCATGGTATAATTTTGGAGGTGTAGGACTTCAACCTTCTGAATTTACAAAAACATTTACAGCTTTAGCTCTTGCAAAGTTAATGAGTGACAGACAGTATAACCTAAACCTTATAAAGAATCAATTAAAAGCCTTTGTAATAATATTTACTCCTGCATTTTTTATTGCATTGCAACCAGATATGGGGTCGGTATTAATTTATTTTTCATTTTTTTTTGTACTCAATAGAGAGGGACTTACCCTTGCTTATTTTATAATAGGCGCATTATCTATAATACTATTCTTATTAACCATATATTTTGGCATAAAATGGGTTTTAATAACATGCTTATTATTTATTACATTTTACACCTTATATGCTGTTTATAAAAACAAACGTTTCCTAAGATTTAACATATTTAAAGTTATTTTTTTATATGTATTTACTAGTCTTTTTATTGTTGGAATAGGTTATACTTATAACAATATTTTAGAGCAGCATCAAAAAGATAGATTTGACATATTATTAGGGAAAATAAAAGATAACAGAGGAGTTGGTTACAACACCTATCAATCAGAATTAACAATTAGTTCAGGAGGATTAACAGGAAAAGGATTTTTACAAGGTGATAGAACACAAGGTAATTTCGTTCCTGAACAAGATACAGATTATATTTTTAGTACTGTAAGTGAAGAATGGGGCTTTCTTGGAAGTTCATTTGTTATAATTCTTTTCACTTTACTCTTATATCGAATTATCTTTTTAGCTGAAACGCATACCAACAAATTTGGAAGAATTTATGGATATGGTATTGCATCTATACTATTTTTTCATGTGTTAGTAAACATTGGAATGGTGATAGGGATTCTACCTACAATAGGTATCCCTCTACCCTTTTTTAGTTATGGAGGTTCCTCACTATGGGGGTTCACTTTACTTCTATTCATATTTATCCGATTAGATGCCCATAAGAAATATGACTGGTAA